One region of Candidatus Aenigmatarchaeota archaeon genomic DNA includes:
- a CDS encoding ArsR family transcriptional regulator: MKEDEKLLKVLVSDTRRDILKLLSEAKRTPSDISRLLKKGKSTIVEHLEKLVDAGLVEKQQKPGEKFVFYSLTEKGRSLISRKSRSLIIVLVTSIFSLITSIFYLRKYILSTKIQENFILKSQATSSPNYLYISLIFLFLFIALIFLYKKLR; this comes from the coding sequence ATGAAAGAAGACGAAAAGTTACTAAAAGTTCTTGTGTCTGATACAAGAAGGGATATATTGAAATTGCTTTCAGAAGCCAAAAGAACACCATCAGATATTAGCAGGCTTTTAAAAAAGGGAAAATCAACAATAGTTGAACATTTGGAAAAATTGGTTGATGCTGGTCTGGTTGAAAAGCAACAGAAACCAGGGGAAAAGTTTGTTTTTTATTCTTTAACAGAAAAGGGGAGATCATTAATTTCCAGAAAGTCGAGGAGTCTAATTATAGTGTTGGTTACATCAATATTTTCATTAATTACCAGCATTTTTTATCTTAGGAAATATATATTATCTACAAAAATTCAAGAAAATTTTATTTTAAAGTCCCAGGCAACATCATCCCCAAATTATCTCTATATTTCATTAATTTTCCTTTTCTTGTTC